A stretch of the Bacillus sp. B-jedd genome encodes the following:
- a CDS encoding response regulator transcription factor → MKHKIVMVDDEAKILRFVSANLRAQGYTVHTFADGRPMLEEYDALMPDLVLLDILMPEMDGFEVLEALRGFTDVPVIMLSACHDANDKITALDLGSDDYMTKPFTLEELYARIRAVLRRTARTAPLQSVSKTCKVQNLEIDYSKLRIFVDGKEANVTNTEYKLFALLSSNRGKVLTHEEILSQIWGPEYRNDIDYLRVAIARLRQKLRKANGENKIEYITTYPGVGYMIE, encoded by the coding sequence ATGAAGCATAAAATAGTGATGGTTGACGATGAAGCGAAAATCCTTAGGTTTGTGTCTGCGAATCTTAGGGCGCAAGGCTATACTGTACACACTTTTGCAGATGGACGGCCAATGCTCGAGGAGTATGACGCTTTAATGCCGGATTTGGTTTTGCTTGATATCCTCATGCCGGAAATGGACGGTTTTGAGGTTCTTGAGGCTTTGCGGGGATTCACTGATGTCCCGGTCATCATGCTTTCCGCATGCCATGACGCAAACGATAAAATCACCGCGCTGGATCTCGGATCCGATGATTATATGACCAAGCCATTTACCCTTGAGGAACTTTATGCGAGAATCCGGGCAGTCCTGAGACGGACAGCCAGGACCGCGCCGTTGCAATCTGTCAGTAAAACATGCAAAGTTCAGAACCTCGAAATTGATTACTCGAAGCTTCGAATATTTGTGGATGGAAAAGAAGCGAACGTGACAAACACGGAGTATAAACTATTTGCCCTTCTTTCTTCAAACAGGGGAAAAGTACTGACACACGAAGAAATTCTTAGCCAAATATGGGGTCCTGAATACCGGAATGATATTGATTATCTTCGTGTCGCCATCGCGCGTCTTCGGCAGAAGCTGAGGAAAGCGAATGGTGAGAATAAAATTGAGTACATTACAACCTACCCGGGAGTAGGGTATATGATTGAGTAA
- the trhO gene encoding oxygen-dependent tRNA uridine(34) hydroxylase TrhO, translating to MTEVQPYRVLLYYMYVHIDNPEEFASQHLDFCKELGLKGRILVAEEGINGTVSGTIEQTDAYMEAMRDDSRFADMVFKIDEADSHAFKKMHVRPRSELVTLRLEDDVNPNEITGQYLEPKEFFEAMQHPDTVVIDARNDYEYDLGHFRGAIRPDIKAFRELPDWIRENKEQLEGKKVLTYCTGGIRCEKFSGWLVKEGFENVGQLHGGIATYGKDPEVKGQLWDGKMYVFDERISVPVNRVEHVVVGKDYFTGEPCERYVNCANPECNKQILCSEENEHTYLRGCTHECRVHPRNLYVQEHGLTQQDVAERLANLGEELPVK from the coding sequence ATGACAGAAGTACAACCATATCGAGTTTTACTTTATTATATGTATGTCCATATAGATAATCCCGAGGAGTTTGCATCGCAGCATCTGGATTTTTGCAAGGAGCTCGGGCTGAAGGGTCGTATTCTTGTTGCAGAAGAAGGGATCAATGGGACTGTTTCAGGGACCATCGAGCAGACTGATGCTTATATGGAAGCGATGAGAGATGATTCGCGTTTTGCCGACATGGTCTTTAAAATTGACGAAGCTGACTCCCACGCGTTTAAAAAAATGCACGTCCGCCCACGGAGCGAGCTTGTGACATTAAGGCTTGAGGATGATGTGAATCCGAATGAAATAACGGGTCAATACCTTGAGCCAAAGGAATTCTTTGAAGCGATGCAGCATCCTGATACAGTTGTCATTGATGCCCGTAACGATTACGAGTATGATCTTGGCCATTTCCGCGGCGCGATCCGTCCGGATATTAAGGCGTTCCGTGAGCTTCCAGACTGGATTAGGGAGAATAAAGAACAATTAGAGGGCAAAAAAGTCCTGACATATTGTACAGGCGGCATCCGCTGCGAGAAATTCTCCGGCTGGCTTGTCAAGGAAGGCTTTGAAAATGTCGGCCAACTTCACGGCGGGATTGCCACATATGGCAAGGATCCTGAGGTTAAAGGGCAGCTGTGGGATGGCAAAATGTATGTTTTTGATGAAAGGATTTCCGTCCCGGTCAACCGCGTCGAGCATGTTGTTGTCGGAAAGGATTACTTCACTGGCGAACCATGCGAACGCTATGTAAACTGCGCCAACCCCGAATGCAATAAGCAGATTCTCTGCTCGGAGGAAAATGAACATACCTATTTGCGCGGCTGCACACACGAATGCCGGGTGCACCCAAGGAATCTTTATGTGCAGGAACATGGGCTTACACAGCAGGACGTTGCAGAACGCCTTGCAAACCTAGGAGAAGAACTTCCAGTAAAATAA
- a CDS encoding thermonuclease family protein, whose protein sequence is MKLVKNIFLVFLLLFLLLLSIAAPIALIGVAVYSAGFWLSHQKAKGKVYVKKPWLLISAGVLGTLLLVGAFADTTEGQASQKPVEKVEKQDNKAAKEKAKQEKAEKVKAAAAAKAKAEQEAKEKAEAEAKAKAKAEAEAKTKADAEAKVKAEAEAKAKAEAEAAAKKEADTKTLIAALALEKVTVGRVVDGDTIETSDGRKIRFVGVNTPESTTRHEPYGKEASDYTKSKLTGKEIWLQKDVSNTDRYARYLRIIWLAIPTDDMNESEIRAKMFNADLVLNGYAEPSTYPPDVKYSEYFVKFAREARSENRGLWAYGPNGTTKGDLDPKQSTSSSASKPVATKPAPSKPAAAKPAGTTVKPAAGSSSGSEIFANCTELRKKYPNGVPSTHPAYQSKMDRDKDGYACER, encoded by the coding sequence GTGAAACTGGTTAAAAATATTTTTTTAGTTTTTCTGCTGCTGTTTTTGTTGTTGTTATCTATTGCAGCCCCGATTGCACTGATAGGCGTTGCTGTTTACAGCGCGGGTTTCTGGCTTAGCCATCAGAAAGCAAAAGGAAAAGTGTATGTTAAAAAGCCATGGCTGCTGATCAGCGCAGGTGTCCTCGGCACTCTCCTGCTTGTAGGTGCGTTTGCGGACACGACAGAAGGACAAGCTTCTCAGAAACCAGTCGAAAAAGTAGAGAAACAAGATAATAAGGCTGCCAAAGAGAAAGCCAAGCAAGAAAAAGCGGAAAAAGTAAAGGCGGCTGCCGCGGCCAAGGCAAAGGCCGAACAGGAAGCCAAGGAAAAAGCGGAAGCTGAGGCAAAGGCAAAGGCAAAGGCCGAGGCGGAAGCAAAAACGAAAGCAGATGCCGAAGCAAAGGTAAAAGCGGAAGCTGAGGCAAAAGCAAAAGCCGAAGCGGAAGCAGCAGCAAAGAAAGAAGCTGATACGAAAACGCTCATTGCCGCTCTTGCTCTTGAAAAAGTGACAGTCGGCCGGGTTGTTGACGGTGATACAATCGAAACTTCAGACGGCCGGAAAATCCGTTTTGTTGGCGTGAATACACCCGAATCAACTACAAGGCATGAACCATACGGGAAAGAAGCTAGCGATTATACGAAATCGAAATTGACTGGAAAAGAAATTTGGCTCCAAAAGGATGTCAGCAATACTGACCGCTACGCCCGCTATCTCCGGATCATCTGGCTCGCCATTCCAACGGACGACATGAACGAGAGTGAAATCCGCGCGAAGATGTTCAACGCTGATCTTGTCCTGAATGGATATGCCGAGCCGTCCACTTACCCGCCGGATGTAAAATACAGCGAGTACTTTGTAAAATTCGCACGAGAAGCACGGTCTGAAAATAGAGGATTATGGGCATACGGTCCAAACGGAACGACGAAAGGCGACCTTGACCCGAAACAATCGACTTCAAGCTCTGCAAGCAAACCTGTTGCCACAAAACCAGCGCCATCCAAACCGGCTGCTGCCAAGCCCGCCGGTACAACTGTTAAACCAGCAGCAGGCTCAAGCTCGGGAAGCGAGATTTTTGCCAACTGCACTGAATTACGGAAGAAATACCCGAACGGCGTTCCGTCCACCCACCCCGCCTACCAGTCAAAAATGGATCGGGACAAAGACGGATATGCATGCGAGCGTTAA
- a CDS encoding FAD-dependent oxidoreductase, which yields MKGKTTRLELLKVGAVAMGVLATGGLIPVSVLGKGSKKKENSTHDYAFDEMFDVIVIGSGLAGTIAALTAAEKGAKVALLEKMDYLGGSSLKQEFHFSLAGSAEQKKKGIEDSIELLVGDMQKIGENYGQPGLATEMAKRSGELYKLLTGLGVSFGELKQLRGHSVARTLWLEDGGKKVMAKLHAKLNGKCEIRKKCKAEEVLFDNAGRAVGVRVREQYTVTGKHDDDFINVSGTAKVYGVKKAIILANGGYAFDKQFIEGEAKYFGKMSETSPGLHPGATAGLLKSLIKKGVHPVNTALYHFSYPLYERDYYYGMMTDAAGIRLTDEGNPNKFGRISFKSKNKNSGKPPVCIFDQTGFENMSDKKRRDRALTEGKLKKFETIPELASHFGLPEAALAQTIADYHKTIEAGKDEITMKMLDGLKGAAVKKAPFYAIEIVPEMNSTTGGVKVDKKAMVIRMADGKPIKGLFAAGEVAGGIHGGQILEGTCVASCGTYGIIAGEQAVKMEPVLT from the coding sequence ATGAAGGGTAAAACTACACGCCTTGAATTGTTAAAGGTTGGGGCTGTGGCAATGGGCGTCCTGGCAACTGGGGGTCTGATACCGGTTAGTGTCCTTGGGAAAGGGAGCAAGAAAAAAGAGAACTCCACCCATGACTACGCATTCGATGAAATGTTTGATGTCATCGTCATCGGAAGCGGGCTTGCCGGAACAATTGCGGCGCTGACTGCCGCTGAAAAAGGTGCCAAAGTGGCGCTGCTTGAAAAGATGGATTACCTCGGTGGAAGCTCATTGAAGCAAGAGTTCCACTTTTCCTTGGCGGGGAGCGCAGAACAGAAAAAGAAGGGAATCGAGGACAGTATAGAACTCCTGGTCGGCGATATGCAAAAGATTGGTGAGAACTACGGCCAACCTGGCCTCGCCACTGAAATGGCGAAGCGCTCCGGGGAGCTTTACAAGCTATTAACTGGACTCGGTGTCTCCTTCGGGGAACTGAAGCAATTGAGAGGGCATTCTGTTGCAAGAACGTTATGGCTTGAGGATGGCGGTAAAAAAGTCATGGCTAAGCTGCATGCGAAATTGAATGGCAAATGCGAGATCAGGAAGAAGTGCAAGGCGGAGGAAGTGCTTTTCGATAATGCTGGCAGGGCGGTAGGCGTCAGAGTCCGCGAACAATATACGGTGACCGGCAAGCATGACGATGATTTCATTAATGTCTCGGGTACAGCAAAGGTTTACGGCGTTAAAAAAGCGATTATTCTTGCCAATGGCGGCTATGCCTTTGATAAACAGTTTATCGAGGGGGAGGCTAAATATTTTGGCAAAATGTCGGAAACATCGCCGGGACTTCATCCGGGAGCAACGGCTGGCCTTTTAAAGTCACTCATTAAAAAAGGAGTCCATCCGGTAAATACAGCACTTTACCATTTTTCCTATCCGCTTTACGAACGCGATTATTATTATGGGATGATGACTGACGCAGCGGGTATCAGGCTCACGGATGAGGGAAATCCGAATAAATTCGGCCGCATTTCGTTCAAGTCGAAAAATAAGAATAGCGGCAAGCCGCCGGTGTGCATTTTTGACCAGACAGGCTTTGAAAATATGAGCGACAAGAAAAGGCGGGACCGTGCGCTGACGGAAGGTAAACTTAAAAAATTCGAGACGATTCCTGAACTTGCTTCACACTTTGGACTTCCCGAAGCCGCGCTTGCACAGACAATTGCCGACTACCACAAAACGATTGAAGCCGGCAAAGATGAAATCACCATGAAAATGCTCGATGGATTAAAAGGGGCAGCCGTCAAAAAGGCTCCTTTTTACGCAATTGAAATAGTGCCTGAAATGAACAGCACAACCGGAGGGGTTAAGGTGGACAAAAAAGCCATGGTCATCCGGATGGCGGACGGTAAACCAATCAAGGGATTGTTTGCCGCCGGTGAAGTGGCCGGAGGCATCCATGGCGGCCAAATCCTTGAAGGAACCTGTGTTGCCAGCTGCGGTACTTATGGAATAATCGCCGGGGAACAGGCAGTGAAAATGGAACCTGTACTTACTTGA
- a CDS encoding class I SAM-dependent methyltransferase produces MNSEEKWEKKHKERLKTLKEPAPNVRLKNLAPYFNGGSALDLACGLGGNSLFLAEQGYTVEAVDLSVTAVNYVADQAEKLGLKVDASVQDLADFSGLPFAKNSFDLIVISYYLDQQLFTYTKDLMKEGGYYFIETYFDSPNIRDRKVSGKFMLRPQELLDEFRAWQVLYFEENELEGRQTIFCRKDAIDEIRTS; encoded by the coding sequence ATGAATTCTGAGGAGAAGTGGGAGAAGAAGCACAAGGAGAGGTTAAAAACATTGAAAGAACCGGCACCGAATGTTAGGCTGAAAAATCTTGCTCCTTATTTTAACGGCGGATCTGCATTGGATTTAGCGTGTGGGCTTGGCGGCAATAGTTTGTTTTTGGCGGAGCAAGGTTATACAGTGGAGGCGGTGGATTTATCTGTAACGGCAGTAAACTATGTTGCGGATCAGGCGGAAAAACTTGGCCTGAAGGTGGATGCTTCTGTGCAGGATCTGGCAGATTTCAGCGGGCTGCCTTTTGCAAAAAACTCTTTTGATTTAATTGTTATTTCCTATTATTTGGACCAGCAGCTTTTTACATACACGAAGGATTTAATGAAAGAGGGCGGATATTACTTTATCGAAACTTATTTTGATTCCCCGAATATCCGTGACAGGAAAGTTTCCGGTAAGTTCATGCTGAGACCCCAGGAATTGCTGGATGAATTCCGTGCCTGGCAGGTGCTTTATTTTGAAGAAAACGAACTGGAAGGAAGGCAAACGATATTTTGCAGGAAGGACGCAATTGATGAAATAAGGACTAGCTGA
- a CDS encoding ThuA domain-containing protein: protein MVRVTVWNENRHEQKSPVVAKIYPDGIHGTIAAFLEENGFTLRTATLDEPDHGLTAEVLAWTDVLIWWGHLAHGEVADEIVERVRQKVLGGMGLIVLHSGHFSKIFKELMGTSCDLKWREADEKERLWTTDPSHPITEGIPEMIELEMEEMYGEHFDVPQPDELVFISWFEGGEVFRSGCTYKRGNGKVFYFRPGHETYPTYHHKHIQRVIINAVKWAKPVDRDRPAYGNAEPLEEIKVKK, encoded by the coding sequence ATGGTCAGGGTAACTGTATGGAACGAAAACAGGCACGAACAAAAAAGCCCTGTTGTCGCCAAGATTTATCCAGATGGAATTCACGGCACTATTGCCGCTTTTTTGGAGGAGAATGGATTTACCTTAAGGACGGCGACTCTTGATGAGCCGGATCATGGATTGACAGCCGAGGTGCTTGCCTGGACGGATGTGCTCATTTGGTGGGGCCATCTTGCCCACGGGGAAGTGGCAGATGAGATTGTCGAAAGGGTCCGCCAGAAAGTACTCGGAGGGATGGGGCTGATCGTTCTGCATTCCGGGCATTTTTCAAAAATATTCAAGGAACTGATGGGGACGAGTTGTGATTTGAAATGGCGCGAGGCGGATGAAAAAGAAAGACTCTGGACTACTGATCCGAGCCATCCTATTACAGAAGGTATTCCTGAGATGATCGAACTTGAGATGGAAGAAATGTACGGTGAACATTTTGATGTTCCCCAGCCAGACGAACTCGTGTTCATCAGTTGGTTTGAGGGAGGCGAAGTGTTCAGGAGCGGCTGTACATACAAACGCGGAAACGGTAAAGTCTTTTATTTTCGGCCGGGACATGAGACGTATCCGACTTATCATCACAAGCACATCCAGCGTGTCATTATTAATGCAGTTAAATGGGCGAAGCCAGTCGACAGGGATCGCCCCGCATATGGAAACGCGGAGCCACTCGAAGAAATCAAAGTGAAAAAGTAA
- a CDS encoding MFS transporter, with the protein MPLWKRNLWILWIGVFFTAASFSMVIPFLPLFLLQLGVHEHTEMWSGLIFGSAFFAGAIASPFWGRVADKYGRKPMIIRAGIALFVIYTLMAFVTNPYQILGLRILQGLLSGFIPGAIALIGTNTPSDKVGYALSIISSGSAAGQIAGPLFGGAIAHFVGNRWAFGTGGLIVGLATLLIIFFVKEENFKPNKEKGSVLKDFHVALNNHRFMLVLILTLVVSCSVMTIEPVLPLYVVKLSGSADNASLLAGIIFSLPGIASVAFAPLWGRWADKVGFQRVLFIGLLGGGLGMLAQVLFAQIWGFSLIRFLFGVFFCAVYPALNGLVVKSTPEDFRGRAFSLNQTANQLGGMAGPMIGGFLGGLFPVQSVFIVTGILLLAAMAMVHMNAGELKGRKVRRELVHGK; encoded by the coding sequence ATGCCATTATGGAAACGGAATTTATGGATTCTCTGGATTGGCGTATTTTTCACGGCAGCGAGTTTCTCAATGGTCATCCCATTTTTACCTTTGTTTCTTTTGCAGCTGGGCGTTCATGAGCACACGGAGATGTGGTCTGGTTTAATATTTGGTTCCGCATTTTTCGCAGGTGCCATCGCCTCGCCGTTTTGGGGGCGAGTGGCCGATAAATACGGACGGAAACCAATGATTATTAGGGCAGGAATTGCCCTTTTCGTGATTTATACATTAATGGCCTTCGTGACAAATCCTTATCAAATTCTTGGACTCAGGATTTTGCAGGGGCTTCTGAGCGGATTCATCCCTGGTGCGATTGCTTTGATTGGCACGAATACGCCGAGTGATAAAGTAGGCTATGCGCTATCGATTATATCCTCAGGTTCCGCTGCAGGCCAGATTGCCGGTCCGCTTTTTGGCGGGGCAATCGCCCATTTCGTGGGGAATCGCTGGGCTTTTGGAACAGGCGGCCTGATTGTCGGGCTTGCTACATTGCTGATTATTTTCTTCGTTAAAGAGGAAAACTTCAAGCCTAACAAGGAAAAAGGGTCTGTTTTGAAGGATTTCCACGTTGCCCTTAATAACCACCGCTTTATGCTCGTTCTAATTCTGACGTTAGTCGTCAGTTGTTCAGTTATGACGATTGAACCAGTCCTGCCGCTATATGTCGTAAAACTGAGCGGATCAGCCGATAATGCTTCGCTTCTTGCTGGGATCATCTTTTCACTGCCCGGGATCGCGAGTGTCGCGTTTGCTCCATTATGGGGGAGATGGGCTGATAAAGTCGGCTTTCAACGGGTGCTGTTCATTGGTCTTCTCGGCGGCGGTCTAGGGATGCTTGCGCAGGTATTGTTTGCCCAAATTTGGGGCTTCTCGCTGATCCGTTTTCTATTCGGCGTCTTCTTCTGCGCTGTTTATCCGGCGCTGAACGGACTGGTCGTCAAATCGACGCCTGAGGATTTCCGAGGCAGGGCATTCAGCCTCAACCAGACGGCAAACCAGCTGGGAGGAATGGCCGGGCCAATGATCGGCGGATTCCTTGGCGGCCTCTTTCCCGTCCAAAGCGTCTTTATCGTCACAGGCATTCTGCTTCTTGCAGCGATGGCGATGGTGCATATGAACGCTGGCGAATTAAAGGGGCGCAAAGTCAGAAGAGAACTGGTCCATGGGAAGTAA
- a CDS encoding YuzB family protein — translation MGIIIVDICMSNSINVLDVEAILEAEYPEVSVLMNDCLSFCGMCARSPFAIVNGKRVFAKTPEECLDKIRGQIEKELAIYD, via the coding sequence ATGGGGATTATCATTGTGGATATTTGCATGAGCAACAGCATCAATGTGCTTGATGTAGAAGCCATATTGGAGGCGGAATACCCCGAGGTTTCCGTTCTCATGAATGACTGCTTATCGTTTTGCGGGATGTGTGCGCGGAGTCCGTTTGCCATCGTGAATGGAAAACGCGTTTTTGCAAAAACACCCGAAGAGTGCCTAGATAAAATCCGCGGGCAGATTGAGAAAGAATTGGCAATTTACGATTAA
- a CDS encoding cytochrome c3 family protein, whose translation MKKLLIVIGLLLLAGAGFVYEGINAKEKSEKTDVSFSKTTISAEKMAELEKKHPSKNYAHKKLGFDCVACHGDFKDTKEIKPLGKEECLACHGDYKKVAKRTSHLDKNEVNPHNGFHHKDNLDCADCHKEHKPSVNYCANCHDTKVWMKDTP comes from the coding sequence GTGAAAAAATTATTGATTGTCATCGGCCTTCTTCTGCTGGCGGGAGCAGGGTTTGTATATGAAGGGATCAACGCCAAGGAAAAAAGCGAAAAAACGGATGTCTCCTTTTCGAAAACAACCATTTCCGCGGAAAAAATGGCTGAGCTGGAGAAAAAGCATCCTTCAAAAAATTACGCCCATAAAAAGCTAGGATTTGATTGCGTGGCTTGCCATGGGGATTTTAAGGATACAAAGGAAATTAAGCCGCTTGGAAAGGAAGAATGCTTGGCTTGCCATGGCGACTACAAGAAAGTAGCGAAGCGCACTTCCCATCTCGATAAAAATGAAGTGAATCCGCATAACGGGTTCCACCATAAAGATAATCTGGACTGTGCTGATTGCCATAAAGAACACAAACCATCAGTGAATTATTGCGCGAACTGCCATGATACGAAGGTCTGGATGAAAGACACTCCGTAG
- a CDS encoding BC1872 family protein, translating into MDKTEIIARRILGWKLNRWDRWYDPETKQFISVADFQPAHRLEHALMIVNRLKQTGYDYKVIENHHVCFNGICASGASLAEAITEAAYAIADNSQVADGWL; encoded by the coding sequence ATGGACAAAACAGAAATCATCGCCCGCCGCATCCTTGGTTGGAAGCTGAACAGATGGGACCGTTGGTACGATCCTGAAACAAAGCAATTTATCTCTGTCGCTGACTTCCAGCCTGCCCATCGCCTTGAGCATGCCTTGATGATTGTGAACCGGCTGAAACAAACAGGTTACGATTATAAAGTTATAGAAAATCACCATGTTTGTTTTAATGGAATTTGCGCTAGCGGAGCCAGCCTTGCTGAAGCAATCACCGAGGCCGCTTATGCCATCGCCGATAATAGCCAGGTCGCCGATGGATGGCTCTAG
- a CDS encoding sensor histidine kinase: MDKNQPLKRQLAFIFLFLSLVPICILGVFHGNGISEEISQSSRSQKYAAQRLSEVVETYVGFHINYIESISYNISRMKMLDQKSMTILLEGAKTKLPGFMELYVGDKDGKIVASYLEGGVIGELKVGADVSSRDHFKSVKQGEKTIITPILVGRHTKTPMILIASPLKKQGEFNGYVLGMLDLSALTNTITDYDYGKGAYPVVVDQEQKIIYHPGQQVITKNYDVQMFKNKYNLEGSQTGEGKYYSSVYQRPEFMSYEKINSLNWHVFVSRPVSIMNEGYKQAIYLLGAVLLFTLLLTQFLAMRLSKKMLGPVGVLMDYSAALEQKSFTLDQFEKIQLKNAAKEYNLLLHRFYEMGKNIFKNREDLLKLNRELEQRVEERTEGLRIKNSQLELINEMIEYQMPQGETEAFLQNSLEKLSGYLGISVYFEKDKTEGCDWEKTDSAADVSFAGKILGRLVFERCLDETARDFVSVYSRSLGIILYNHYLMNNLSRHNEVLKTVTENMNDGFALLDRDYGITYSNGLFANTLRLAGTSLTGLDVIDLSVRIPFSKISMKDDFLTIMEEDCLEVVFAISTEAGERHLSMAKFLLHEEDEKFGFGIVLRDMTKEKEIEELKNRLISFTSHEYKTPITTLKGSIETLLRKDVQWDVDFIEELLRGMEDDVKRLEQLTSDWLDIVKIDSNALVLIKEKTRIGTFIEGVLQGLKKPPFTEAEIIYKVRPEANPVVSFDLKRLEQVIRNIITNAIRYSNGKPRIEISIHEGKDAIYLDFCDNGIGIAKENLQKIFDKFFHVDASRTRKSGGTGLGLAICKGIVDAHGWELYVQSELSAGSKFTVKIPNDRQVEDHEA; the protein is encoded by the coding sequence ATGGATAAAAATCAACCATTAAAAAGACAGCTGGCTTTCATATTTTTATTTCTCTCGCTAGTTCCAATTTGTATATTGGGAGTTTTTCATGGCAATGGGATCAGTGAGGAAATATCCCAATCTTCCAGAAGCCAGAAATATGCAGCCCAGAGGCTAAGTGAAGTAGTCGAAACTTACGTAGGCTTTCATATAAATTATATTGAATCGATCAGCTATAATATTTCCCGCATGAAAATGTTAGATCAAAAGAGCATGACAATACTCCTGGAAGGGGCAAAAACCAAACTCCCGGGCTTTATGGAACTCTATGTTGGCGATAAAGATGGAAAGATTGTTGCCTCCTATCTTGAAGGAGGAGTAATTGGTGAGCTGAAGGTTGGGGCCGATGTCAGTTCACGTGATCATTTCAAGAGCGTCAAACAGGGGGAAAAGACGATTATAACCCCGATTCTTGTAGGCCGGCATACGAAGACTCCGATGATTTTAATTGCCTCCCCATTGAAAAAGCAAGGGGAATTTAACGGATACGTTCTCGGCATGCTTGATTTGTCTGCCTTAACCAATACCATTACGGATTATGATTATGGGAAAGGTGCATATCCCGTTGTGGTGGATCAGGAACAAAAAATCATTTATCATCCCGGCCAGCAAGTGATTACGAAAAACTATGACGTTCAGATGTTCAAAAATAAATACAATCTAGAAGGCAGCCAGACAGGCGAAGGGAAGTATTACTCCTCAGTGTATCAAAGGCCGGAGTTTATGAGTTATGAGAAAATAAATTCACTAAACTGGCATGTTTTTGTTTCAAGACCTGTTTCAATCATGAATGAAGGCTATAAACAGGCTATTTATCTTCTAGGGGCGGTCTTGTTGTTTACACTGCTTCTGACCCAATTCCTGGCCATGCGGCTTTCAAAGAAAATGCTTGGCCCAGTCGGGGTCCTAATGGATTACTCTGCCGCGCTCGAACAAAAATCGTTTACACTCGACCAGTTTGAAAAAATACAACTGAAGAATGCGGCAAAGGAATATAATTTGCTCCTTCATCGTTTTTATGAAATGGGCAAAAACATCTTTAAAAACAGAGAGGACCTCCTGAAGCTGAATCGGGAACTTGAGCAAAGAGTGGAAGAACGGACAGAGGGGCTGAGGATAAAAAATTCCCAACTCGAATTGATTAACGAAATGATTGAGTACCAAATGCCTCAAGGAGAGACAGAGGCGTTCCTGCAAAACTCGCTTGAAAAGCTGTCGGGTTATTTGGGGATATCGGTTTATTTTGAAAAAGATAAAACCGAAGGCTGTGACTGGGAAAAGACCGACAGTGCAGCTGATGTCTCCTTTGCGGGCAAGATTCTGGGCAGATTGGTCTTTGAACGATGTCTGGACGAAACTGCCAGAGATTTTGTAAGTGTCTATTCCCGGTCGCTCGGAATCATCCTGTACAATCATTATTTGATGAACAATCTAAGCAGGCACAATGAAGTACTTAAAACCGTTACTGAGAATATGAATGATGGTTTTGCCTTGCTGGACAGGGATTACGGCATTACCTATTCCAATGGATTATTTGCCAATACCCTCCGGTTGGCCGGTACCTCTTTGACGGGATTGGATGTCATAGATTTATCCGTACGAATACCTTTTAGCAAAATCTCCATGAAAGACGATTTTTTAACGATTATGGAGGAAGATTGCCTTGAAGTCGTCTTTGCAATTAGTACGGAAGCAGGAGAACGGCATTTATCGATGGCAAAATTCCTGCTCCATGAGGAGGATGAAAAATTCGGTTTTGGGATTGTCCTAAGGGATATGACGAAGGAGAAAGAAATCGAGGAACTAAAAAACAGGTTGATTTCTTTTACTTCCCACGAATATAAAACGCCTATTACAACATTGAAAGGCAGTATTGAAACGCTCCTCCGAAAAGATGTTCAATGGGATGTAGACTTTATTGAAGAACTTTTGCGCGGCATGGAGGATGATGTCAAGCGGCTTGAACAGCTGACAAGTGATTGGCTTGATATTGTGAAAATAGATTCGAACGCGTTAGTGCTTATTAAAGAAAAAACGAGGATAGGGACGTTCATTGAGGGCGTGCTTCAGGGATTGAAGAAGCCTCCGTTTACCGAAGCGGAAATTATTTATAAAGTTCGGCCAGAGGCCAACCCTGTTGTTTCATTTGATTTGAAAAGATTGGAACAAGTCATAAGGAATATCATCACAAATGCCATTAGGTATTCCAATGGAAAGCCCAGGATCGAAATTTCCATACATGAAGGTAAGGATGCCATATACCTCGATTTCTGTGACAACGGCATCGGTATAGCCAAGGAAAACCTGCAGAAAATTTTTGACAAGTTTTTTCATGTTGATGCAAGCCGGACGAGAAAATCTGGCGGGACAGGGCTCGGATTGGCTATTTGCAAGGGAATTGTCGATGCGCACGGTTGGGAACTGTACGTCCAAAGCGAGTTGTCGGCCGGCAGCAAATTTACGGTTAAAATACCAAATGACAGGCAGGTGGAAGATCATGAAGCATAA